The DNA window agattttcctttaagtaaaaaccaaaaatgtatttgattttgATAATATCTAAAACTCTTTAATATAAGAGAGAAAGAACATGTCTTTTATGTCAAAACATCTTGTGCATAGCCCACATCTGTGAGAATCTATGGGGCAGGGTCACATTTACGTCCTAAACCTCAGTGTTATTGGTGAGctaacttttgtttatttggcgtCTTGGTGCTCTTTCTGTAAGCTAAATGTGACAATGTAGTGAAGCTAGCTAAAAATGAATAAGCATAGTTTTGACCCTCCCATAGTTTTTAGAGAGGTCCAGTGAACCCCGCCTGGGCTTTTAACCATGTGTGATTCTGGCACGATCGCCTGTTTAACAGCGGGTGCGGTTTTACAAACTGGAGAGCTGACGGGTCACTCGGTTAGCCGAACGTGACATCTACCGTGCGGAAGATGTTAAATCTAGTTGAAACTTTGCCAAAAGAGTTGAAGTTAGGTAAACATAGtttcttcatctcctcctcctaTGGAAATCTCAGACACaccacctgaacctgggaaTCGCCATCCTCCCCTGGATCACATGGGTAAACtttgtttgtctgtcttatttattacatctgctgtttttgtgtgcCATGTGTGTTACTCACATGTGGCCAGTATTTGTGTGGTTTTGTCTTGTACTGGTTTTGTGCAACATGCACATGATACATGTTAGAGATGTGGTTGTGCTCTTGTGGGTGAGGTGCAGTGATAGTATTGTGCCTACCCTCAGATAATGTCCTGCAGGCGCCCCTGCACCTGCAGATGACAACTCCAACAGCACTGGGGACGAGGTAGTGCACTTACCAAGCCTGTAGGAGGCAGGTAACCTTTTGTGAACTTTCTGATCCAGTCATGTTTTTCAGAAGTGCACATATGATCTGGCACATGTAATCTATGCCTCTTGAGATCATTTGGCATTAAGCCAAAAggtgcagcagcacagacagaACACAGAGGTCCACCATTGCTGTTGTGCTGTGCAGAGGAGAAATCGGGCTTGAGTGCACAAGATGACATGGCCCACATCAttgtttacaaatatttttggtttgcaTTTACACAGAcctactttgtgttgtgtttagggaaaaaaagctgttttcttgAGCCCCATtcaaacttttgtgtttttgtatggCAAATGCTCTATTGAATATGCTACAGAACGTTTCCAGTCTACTGTCCTGGCATTGTCATGTAAACAGGGCCTTAGTTGTCACTTATACAAATATCCCAACAAAATGGTGAGTTGTGTCACTTTTgtattgaattattttcactGTCTTGTAGTCCATTTGGGATTAGAGCAGATGAATACTTTGTCACAAGTTATGAGTGAAAGGATGCAGGTGGAAGCAGCGCAGATGTGGTTGACAagagaaaatagttttatatgAATGCAACAAGGTAGCCTATGCAAAAAAAACTTAGTttattaaaatgacaaacaatTTGATTAAGATGGTGGAAATAGAagttttaatgggtttttttcttctttttttgcacgtgttcacaaaatgtttagctgcaaatgaacattttgtgCACATAAAGTGTGTGTACATTATATAACCTACCAAGAAAAAGGTTGAGACTTTTTTCTTGGTAGGTTATAAAATTTTGGTGAAAATAATTTAAGCCGTTTACCTCCTCATGCTTTAGTACAACCACTGGTTTCCAAAGTAACCTGCTCTGACTTGTTTTTGGAACCTAACCTCCTCAACTGATGACAACTTCTTCCCTACTCATCTTCTGAATTATTTTGCGgctgacagaaatgtttttgtggtttctttTCGATTGTTTTCCATAAAAGTGGAAACACTTCTGCTAGCAGAAGTCAGGAAGGCTTTCTCTCCACTGCTCTACGCGGAAAGCGCGGCCaacctcttcctctctctctccgcCCTTCTTGTTGTCATCATACTGTTTGCGATAACCCGGAGTTTGATTAACCAGCGTCATCCTGCATGTGAACCACACTTCCTGTGCAAACCACGCACAGATAGTACTGACGTTATCCGGAGAACACACACAATTATGAAGAGAGCATGGCCTTTCTCACAGtgtcttgttgttttttattattgtttcttttttatatacaaacacaaattattCTTGAAGACAAAATACATTCAGATTAAAACAAGCTTTGTTcagatgtgaaacatttatgatacaaaataaaagttaagaAGCTTATCTCCCTTAGCTCCCTGAGTTTCTTATACAAACAGTAGTAATAGTGTCCActagcaaaaatatatatatatatgtagcaaAAATTCCTATTTACAAGaggtttgttaaataaaataaaaaacttgcaGCTTCTTACCGCAGCTGATATTTACAAACagaatgtatgtttttttcttatgtaaataaaatacaaaagtaaaGCCAGTAAGCTTACTCATAAAAATTGCAACACTGACCTTTTGTAACcagtaaaaaaatactttccaaCTTGTTCAAGGCGTAAAAGTACacaattaaaatctttttgggTTCTACGACAAAAAGCGATAATACTCAGTTTCACAATATAATTTCAAAGTGTGAGTTAGATGCAGTTACtaactaacagaaataaaagtttggCCCAACAAGAaagcaatactttttttttgttctaactTAAGAATCAAACATTTGGTAGCTCTTTGGTGGATTTTGCTGGAGTTCTAAGCAGGCTAGACCTTTTTGCTTCCAATTTTACGCTAAGCTAGTCAAGTACTAGTCACGTCATGGATCTCAGGATGGATTTCATACCTTTGAAaccttacaaaataaaatgtatgttttgcaCTATTCTTTTAAGgcacaaaagttttttttgttcgttAGTACAATCACCTCCGCTGTCAGTTTCAATTTCCTAAAATGAATAATGtatggttaaaataaaacagcgcAGCAGTTTTTGGTTTTATCACACCAACACATATTCACTCACATGTTAATACACAGAATTGAAAACTAAGTAAACAAAGGCTAACTCAATATTCAGTTTATGTACACAGTTGACCATTTTTGTTTGTCCCTGAGATTTCAcggccatgttttttttttttgtttttttttttttaaatgcttcagTTGCTTCATGAAGTTTTTCACAGTCACTCAAACCGCTCATGGTTCACTCCTGCAGGCTGCTGCTGTGGTGATGCGTGATCGCTCTCGGATAGTCCTCGGTGGCATTTATATGCTCCGTAACTGTGGGATGCTCGTAGCCACGGTAATAGTGCCCACCAGTCTGCTGGGCGTAGAACAGGAACTGCCTGGCGAATAGCGGCTCCACCTGAAACACAGAGGGGAGAAAAGCAGTTCAATATGGCTCCATTTTACACtttgagtttttattcttttttatttgactaGCACAGCATAAATGTACCATTTTAAACTGGTAAAAGTCTGAGATGAGTTTGTTAATTTGTCAAGGCTAACAAGGAAGTTGCACTTTGTTGCCATTTACGACAGACTTGGTAATTCaatgtctttctttcttctaaaaacacacacagtctcATTCCTATATACAACGATCACAGATACAACCTGGTTCCCTGTGCACTGTAACATATATTTCTGCATGTCTATGTTTCTGTCAGTTGCTCacataaaagctgaatttatgGTGAGAAATactcaattatttaaatacttgTCAAAGCAAGTTGCTTTTAAATcctattatttttcttatttctctgACTAATAAGATTTATCTTGACTGCGTTGCTGTTGAACTTGCTTATAGAAAAGGCGATTGTAGCAAGAAATGTTACAAATTACCAAAAAAGTTGATTAATAGAATAAGAATGGCTAGCCGTGCTAAAAATAGCCTTCCTTGTCATTTTGAGATCTCTGACACCTTATGCTGCTGTAGAAATCAAAGATGTGAGAGGTAATCCTAAAGTCTGGAACCAGATCGATGCTGATTCTTAGCAActttttctaaatctaaatttagaTTTGAAACATGTGCATCTTGACAATGGAGAAGTTCCTGCAGACTTTCAAGTCCtatttttgagttttgaaaacaaacttaaaagttCAGCATTACTTTTTTGAAACCTTTCAAAACATAACACTGAAAAATCAAactaagattttattttgatcacAGTGTCTTTCCACAAAGAGCCATTGTAAGATTTCTTAAACATGGAATCTAGCAGTCACCTGGACTGTGAGGGTTCGCCTTTGTCTCTGAGGATCTAGACATTCGTCTCCAAAGCTCAGCAGGACCTGGAAGCGACTTAGCGGCCGACCGTGGAGCCCGTAACTCTGGATCTCTGGGTGATGGGAAAGGGAAACAACGCAGgtttacattattattaatagcTCTGTTATCTGGAGTAAGTCTGAGGACTCAAAATGATTTCACCAGAATTTCTCTTGAAGTGGTATGACATTTTGGGGTAAATCAAATGGAAAGTCCTGGTCACACTAAGCATGCAAATACAATTAGTTGTCAGTCACAGCTGGGGCTGTCAGTGCATGTGGGTGGGGAAGATGTGGCTCTGTAAAAAGTCATGTGACTGACAGCTTATCATGAAAAGCTACTTGAAGAAGGTCACCACAATTCTTCTGAGATGCTACTAATGGGCCTTTCCAGTAAATGAGCTGCAAGTTTGGTACTCATGTGATTTCATAATCAAAACTGTCCCTTTAATATGGctttttctaattaaaagcCACAATAGTTTCGGTAATATAGCCTCTTTTGTTCGATTTAAATAGGAAACGGTGTGAAtttcaatgcagtttttttttttttaaccccatgtgggtaaaaacataaaataaactgatacaaaaatgtaacattttaaaagtaaccTCATTatattccaaatatttttcccaaatcattattaaaaaaatagagcATTTGTAATTGAGTTTGATCACGCTTTCTGAAGTCTCACCTGTAAGGTAGTCCTGTGTATGTAGAAGTTTACAGACAATGTCTCTCTCCAACTTGTTGGGCTTGTTTCCGTACATTGAAGGGCCTCCCTGCCAGTACACTCTACTCTGACACATCCTGCGGGCGTAGAGTCCGTCAGCGCCCATCCACAGCAGGACCCCGCTCTCCAGGCCGGACGGCGGACTCGGCGGGCACTCGTCCACCCTCCTCTGGATGTCCACAGGCAGCGGCACCACATCGGGACCACCCGAGAGGTAGGGCTTCTCTGGTGGGCTCGGGGTGATGTGGCAGCCCTCTGGACTGGAGGTGGTCACCTCCCTTACCAGAGTGTCCCGTACATATACCGACACATGGAGGCGGAAGTCTGTTCGAGGAAAGAAAACCGACAGAGGGTCAACAAACCTGACCTGTTTTCAACCTGTTTATGCTTCTGTCACCTATACAGTCAGATTCAAAACTGTAGTTGGATCAAAacagtttgaaatatttgttgaaaacaatCAGGAACAGCATTTATTTAGGTAGAAGGTCACCTGAAATTGACAAAACTCTGCTTTTTAGGAAACAGGATCTGTGCTGCAAGATTTGTGTCATACTTTAGACCTTAGATTCCCTGTTCTCACATTAATGCCCTGCAAAATGGCATTAAGCCCttaatttcaatttattatAGTTTGGCCTGATGTGTTTGAGAATTTAACCATTATACCTTTAAATATAGTCAAATTTATGTAGGTGCATCTCTAGCAACTGATTACCGggatcatattttcttttagggTGTATACTAAGAACATGTTACTTAATTGCtaaagaaactttattttcacttaTTACACTGGGGCTGAAAAGATTGCTCACTTCTTGctgaaatgtcatgtttttggttACATCTCTGAAAAGCTTTCCTTTGATTGGTGGGAATGATTACATAAtgattatctgtttttatttttggtgcaCAAAACAGGCAGGTGACAGGATTTTTGTGCATATAAATCTTTAATACGGCTGGAACAAACTTCTTTTGGCATAATTTAATCTGCACGAAGCATTTTGCCTTATAGCTTCCTGTTTTACAATGACCCAACGATTTCATGGCGTGAGAGGGAAAAAGGTGAAGTGAAAGTGTATCATGTGCACCTGAGAGCGCCTCTGCTGATCTGATGCTGGCGTCCAGTGGGAAGGGCGAGGGTTGACTGTCTGTGGGGCCGTAGGAGTAAATGGAAGCTCTGAGCTGGTATCCTGCGCAGAAAGAGGAACGGAGTCAAGCTTGTCATGTCAAAAAGTGGATGTAAAACGGATAGGTCTCATGCAGCTGTTATAGATAGAAATGACGTACCGTTCTCCATGGATGGGGTCTGCCATGGCAGGCTGCGAGGGGGACAGGGGCACTGAGTAAAGGGCAGGTCGGGCAGGGACGGCTGCTCCGGGCAGTAATCCCTCCAACTGCATTCAGGGCTTGGCATGTACTGTGGTATCTACAAACACATACATCCAGCTTTGTTTATCAAGCATGACTTTACAAGGttacattattaaaatgttttggattcAACGATCCATTTcgaacatgtttttcaaagaacCAAGTGTTCAAAATTTGCTTTAgcttatgcatttttttcctcactgttaTTTAAAGTACCTTCCCTTTACAAATGTTTGTTCAGCATCATTCAACACATCATAAAGCTGTTGTTTCTCAGTTCATTCATGCACGAACAACATTCCATGGTTCATTCAGCAGACTGTCTGCCGTCTCTCTGAGGCCCCGCCTCGCTCATTTTGTATGCATATGTAAATTACCTGAGTGGGTACGGAAGGGTATGGATGGTGCATCTGATAGCTCACTGGGCTCAGAGGACTGTCCTCCGGTCTGGGCCCTGCGTGCGACACAGAAAAAGATTTAACTTCACCTTTCCCATTTAAACTCATGCAGCTGTTTGATGTATAGGTGGCGTTCGAGTCACTGACTTTTCTTTGCTCCCTCCGGGATGATTCGGTACACTTTGTAAGGGTCAGAGATGTCCAGCTGGCTTCTCTCCACCAGCTCCTCGAAGTCGTTGCTCTTGTTGAGGGCGCAGCGCAGGCGCGTCTTCCAGGTCGGAGGGTCCGGCTTGTCGATCCCCTCCCGAAACTTGCCCTTGAACAGAGCCCATGCCTGCAGACAATTCGCAGGGAGAAAATTGCAAAAAGCAATATATAAGCAGTGGGTCACATctcacatggttgcagcgcaTGAATGTGAGAATGAGTGCGCAATTAGACTcgaaaactttatttatttagattttcgtaaaataatgttttttccttacatttacattaaattttaaatagtatttttaattttatctgctGTTAAAATTACAATGTATACAGTtgatgactttttttctgaattt is part of the Xiphophorus hellerii strain 12219 chromosome 9, Xiphophorus_hellerii-4.1, whole genome shotgun sequence genome and encodes:
- the LOC116725479 gene encoding interferon regulatory factor 4-like; this encodes MNSEADYGGSGSSGNGKLRQWLIEQVDCGKYPGLVWENDEKTIFRIPWKHAGKQDYNRDEDAALFKAWALFKGKFREGIDKPDPPTWKTRLRCALNKSNDFEELVERSQLDISDPYKVYRIIPEGAKKRPRPEDSPLSPVSYQMHHPYPSVPTQIPQYMPSPECSWRDYCPEQPSLPDLPFTQCPCPPRSLPWQTPSMENGYQLRASIYSYGPTDSQPSPFPLDASIRSAEALSDFRLHVSVYVRDTLVREVTTSSPEGCHITPSPPEKPYLSGGPDVVPLPVDIQRRVDECPPSPPSGLESGVLLWMGADGLYARRMCQSRVYWQGGPSMYGNKPNKLERDIVCKLLHTQDYLTEIQSYGLHGRPLSRFQVLLSFGDECLDPQRQRRTLTVQVEPLFARQFLFYAQQTGGHYYRGYEHPTVTEHINATEDYPRAITHHHSSSLQE